The Miscanthus floridulus cultivar M001 chromosome 7, ASM1932011v1, whole genome shotgun sequence genome includes a region encoding these proteins:
- the LOC136464844 gene encoding uncharacterized protein: MVGKPPQHRHQHGSSSLGAEELNLLHMSRGSPPDGGGGRGESRGALGQWKCRLLGSLRPRRQRCVVCLQVQHVTGLPPAAEGRGVVVGWRSRGGEGEHTAPARVAWGAAAFDEVFLQHFTVGGATLRGFTVWAALLDAPADNGDLGAFPVDLAEVAAAALSFPLGGAAAGAVLTVSIYCRVMDQHEDNHGAANNGQAREKKNKGKAGSYASCLPDLSCLRNRQVAAAAASGGLARRATSIRSDRGGFITIENSVAEMDGGGGAGAAFGVAEDVDEEEGAGFITMEKSRVSSRSSRRPLPPGTVDDEEEKSCLLMELSSEEAASAADVEKVEDEFLAMLEDRYWARSKEIEKGLGVSLDMGLDLDSLIKDAEMELAKAEQVWKSKVGAAIVEEEEYKELVRRWSAREASHHSAAAAATGCSWGFGFGSPI; this comes from the exons ATGGTAGGCAAGCCGCCACAACACCGCCATCAACATGGCTCCTCCTCACTTGGGGCAGAGGAGCTCAACCTCTTGCACATGTCCAGGGGCTCCCCGCCggacggtggcggcggccgcggcgagaGCCGGGGCGCGTTGGGCCAGTGGAAGTGCAGGCTGCTGGGCTCCCTCCGCCCGCGGCGCCAGCGCTGCGTGGTGTGCCTGCAGGTGCAGCACGTCACCGGCCTGCCCCCGGCCGCGGAGGGCCGCGGGGTGGTGGTGGGGTGGCGGAGCAGGGGCGGCGAGGGAGAGCACACGGCGCCGGCCCGGGTGGCGTGGGGCGCCGCCGCGTTCGACGAGGTGTTCCTGCAGCACTTCACCGTCGGCGGCGCCACGCTGCGGGGCTTCACCGTGTGGGCAGCGCTCCTGGACGCGCCCGCCGATAACGGGGATCTTGGCGCGTTCCCCGTCGACCTCGCCGAGGTCGCCGCCGCGGCGCTCAGCTTCCCGCTGGGCGGGGCGGCGGCCGGTGCGGTGCTCACCGTCAGCATCTACTGCAGAGTGATGGATCAGCACGAGGACAACCATGGGGCTGCTAACAATG GTCAAGCaagggagaagaagaacaagggcaaagCAGGCTCCTACGCCTCCTGCCTGCCGGACCTGAGCTGCCTCCGCAACCGGcaggtggcggcagcggcggcatcCGGCGGGTTGGCGCGCCGTGCCACGTCCATCCGCTCCGACCGTGGCGGCTTCATCACCATCGAGAACTCGGTGGCCGAaatggacggcggcggcggggccgggGCGGCCTTCGGCGTGGCGGAGGACGTGGACGAGGAGGAAGGCGCGGGGTTCATCACGATGGAGAAGAGCAGGGTGTCGTCGAGGTCGTCGAGACGGCCGCTGCCGCCGGGCACGGTGGACGACGAGGAGGAGAAGTCGTGCCTGTTGATGGAGCTGTCGTCGGAggaggcggcgtcggcggcggacgTGGAGAAGGTGGAGGACGAGTTCCTGGCGATGCTGGAGGACAGGTACTGGGCGAGGAGCAAGGAGATCGAGAAGGGGCTGGGCGTGAGCCTGGATATGGGCCTGGACCTGGACTCGCTCATCAAGGACGCCGAGATGGAGCTCGCCAAGGCGGAGCAGGTGTGGAAGAGCAAGGTCGGCGCCGCCatcgtggaggaggaggagtacaagGAGCTCGTCCGGAGGTGGAGCGCCAGGGAGGCCAGCCACCactccgctgctgctgctgccactggCTGCTCCTGGGGCTTTGGATTCGGGAGCCCAATCTGA
- the LOC136464845 gene encoding actin-related protein 2/3 complex subunit 1B-like yields MAAAAIHQFAECITCHAWSPDQSMIAFCPNNHEVHIYKFFTDKWEKLHVLSKHDQIVSGIDWSKSSNKIVTVSHDRNSYVWTQEGSDWVPTLVILKLNRAALCVQWSPKENKFAVGSGAKSVCVCYYEQENNWWISKVIRKRHESSVTSLAWHPNNIYLATTSTDGKCRVFSTFIKGVDKRGSQSSTSTDSKFGEQIAQLDLSSTWVFGVRWSPSGKTLAYAGHNSMVYFIDEVESSPAAQNLALRDLPLRDVLFVSERTLIGVGFDCNPMIFAADDTGLWSFIRFLDERKAAPSASKASQLSEALGKLYGQSKQGTSSDTVEPSKPRGGAHENCITCIVPLIKGSDGTIKRFSTSGLDGKIVVWDLENHVSIAK; encoded by the exons atggcggcggcggcgatccaCCAGTTCGCCGAGTGCATCACCTGCCACGCCTGGAGCCCCGACCAGTCGA TGATTGCCTTTTGTCCAAACAACCATGAAGTACATATCTACAAATTCTTCACAGACAAGTGGGAGAAACTTCATGTTCTGTCAAAG CATGATCAAATAGTTTCGGGAATAGACTGGAGTAAATCATCCAACAAAATTGTAACAGTTTCACATGATAGAAATTC ATATGTTTGGACACAAGAAGGATCTGATTGGGTACCTACCCTGGTTATTCTAAAGTTAAATCGTGCAGCTTTATGTGTTCAGTGGAGCCCAAAAG AAAACAAGTTCGCCGTGGGAAGTGGTGCCAAATCTGTGTGTGTTTGCTACTATGAACAAGAAAACAACTG GTGGATTAGCAAGGTTATCAGGAAAAGGCATGAATCTTCTGTCACTAGTCTTGCATGGCATCCAAACAAT ATATATCTTGCAACAACGTCTACAGATGGTAAATGCAGAGTGTTCTCTACTTTTATCAAGGGTGTAGACAAAAG GGGATCACAATCGAGCACTTCAACTGATTCAAAATTTGGAGAG CAAATTGCTCAGCTTGATCTATCATCTACTTGGGTATTTGGTGTAAGGTGGTCACCAAGTGGGAAGACATTGGCCTATGCAG GGCACAACTCCATGGTTTATTTCATCGACGAAGTCGAATCGTCTCCTGCAGCACAAAATTTGGCGCTGCGTGATCTGCCTCTCCGTGAT GTTCTTTTTGTCTCTGAGCGCACATTGATTGGTGTCGGATTTGACTGCAATCCTATGATCTTTGCTGCTGATGATACTGGGCTTTG GAGTTTCATAAGATTCTTGGATGAGAGGAAAGCTGCCCCATCAGCTTCAAAAGCCTCACAG CTCTCTGAAGCCCTTGGAAAGCTATATGGCCAATCAAAGCAAGGGACTAGTAGCGACACCGTTGAACCGTCAAAACCTCGTGGTGGGGCCCATGAGAATTGCATAAC GTGTATTGTACCCTTGATAAAAGGTAGCGACGGTACTATCAAACGATTCAGCACGTCAG GATTGGACGGTAAAATCGTGGTATGGGATTTGGAAAATCACGTCAGCATTGCAAAATAG